The segment TGGCGTCGGAGGCTTCGATCATCGCCACCAGCCCCCGCGTCTCGATCATCCCCAGTGCTTCGCCCATCGGTTTTCTCCAGGTCTCAGGTCTCAGGAACAAACCACCACATCAGCAAGAAACGAAATCAAAATCCACCTACCAGCGCCGCTTGCTGTGGCGCATGGCGTCTTCCACAATCGCCGCCAGTTCTTCGCGCGTCACGGTGATGCGCTCGGGCGGCTTGCCCGATCCGGGCGCTCCAGCCGCGGCCAAGTCCGCCGCCGTCACCGGACAGCCGGGAGCCATGGCGGCAGCCGAGCTTACACCTTCGTACTTCTCCCGCGCCACCATCAGTTTCGCGACGTCTTCCTGGCTCAGGAGCTGCTGCCTCCCAAGCAGGTGCGTGACCAGTGCGATGCGCGCGAAGTGTTCCACCGTTTCCATCTTCATATAGGCGCGCAGCAGGTCTTCGCCGTAGGTGACTACGCCGTGATTGGCCATCAGGATGGCATCGTACTGCGGCACCAAGGGCTCCAGCGCCTGCGTCAGTTCCGGTGTGCCGGGCGTGCCATACTGGGCGATAGGGATGCACCCCAGCGCCAGCACAATCTCCGAGATCAGCGCCTGGTTGAGCGGAATGCCAGCGGCGGCGTAGCCGGTAGCCGTGGGCGGATGCGCGTGCACGATGCCTTTGACGTCCGGACGCAGCCGGTAAACGAGCAGGTGCATGGCGATTTCGCTGGAGACATTGCGGCGCCCGGTGACCTTCTTGCCCTTCATGTCGACCACCACCAGGTCCTCGGGTTCCATCATCCCCTTGCTCATGGCGGTGGGCGTGGAGAGCACGGTGTCGTGGTCCAGGCGGACGGAGAGGTTGCCATCGGTCGCGGCCACGAAGCCGCGCTGATGGATCATCTTGCCGAAGCGGCAGATGTCCTCACGATGCTGGCGCTCGCTCTTCATACTACTAATGTCGTAGTAGACCTTTTCCGGGCGCGGTAGTCGGCGTATCCTACCGCAGGCGATTCCAGCGAGGCAACGGAGAAAGCTAGCAGATCCAGATGCCCCCGGGGACGACCAAGGCCGCCCCTACGGCCAGGAAGTCCAGGGCGTAGGACAAGAGAGTCCCGAGTGCCGCGTATTTCAGCATGCGTCTGCGGTCGCGTTGTGCGCGGTCGAAGAACAGCCACAAGAGCAGGTACCACTCGCCCATGCGGATGGGCAGCAGCAGGGCGTAATAGGCCAGGATCCACCACTCGCCGGAACCCTGGGCAGGGGCGTAGAGCAGGCCCCAGGAGAGGCCGAAGGTCGCCCCGACTACGATGCCGATGCCGGTCCGCGCCAGACCCACCAGGACTTTCTTCTTCGTGGTCCAGTCGAAGCGGTAGGCGCGGTTGAGGCAGACGGCGGCGCCGGTGTAGCCGGCCGCCTTCACCACGGCGAACGCGGCGAATCCGATGGGTGTTCCGCCCCCGGGCAGGGTTCCTCCGGGCAGCCAAAATAGCATGAAACCTATAATCGAGAGGTGCGGGTCGCCGACTTCGATTACCACCTGCCGCCGGAGCGAATTGCGCAGGAACCGCTGCCGGACCGCGCGGCCTCCCGACTGTTGCGCCTGGACCGGGCTTCGGGGCGCTGGGAAGACCGCCGCTTCGCTGACCTGCCCGAGTTGCTGCGCCCCGGCGACCTGCTGGTGCTGAACAACAGCCGCGTTTTCCCCGCGCGCCTTTACGGACGCCGCGCCGGCGCACGCGCCCAGCCCGTAAGCCCGCGCAATCCGGCGGCCAGGGACTTTCTGCGCGGCCGCGTAGAGGTCCTGCTGACCCGCCAACTCGACCCCCAGGCCGGGGAATGGGAAGCGCTGGTGCATCCCGGGCGCAAGATCGGCGTCGGGGAGCGGCTGTTCTTCGGCGAGCAGGATGAGCTGCAAGCCGAAGTCATTGCCCGCGGCTCTTTCGGTGAGCGACGCCTGCGGTTTGCCCCGGTCGCGGATTTCTTTGCCACGGTCGAGCGCATCGGCCATGTGCCCTTGCCGCCCTATATCGATCGACCGGACGTGGCCGCCGACCGCGAGCGATATCAGACCGTCTTTGCGCGCGAGCGCGGTTCAGTAGCGGCGCCTACTGCCGGGCTGCACTTCACGCCGCAGATATTGGAAGGCCTGCGTGTGCGCGGCGTGGAGACAATCGAGATCACGCTGCATGTCGGCCTGGGCACGTTCCAGCCGGTGCACACCGAGGTGGTCGAGAAGCACCGTTTGCATAGCGAGGCCTACACCGTCTCCCCTTCCGCGGCCGCAGCCATCCAAAAGGCGCGCGACGAAGGACGGCGGATCGTGGTCGTGGGCACAACCTCGGTGCGCACGCTCGAACACTGTGCGCGCACGAATCCCGAGGGCAGGATCACGCCCGGCTCGGGCGAGACGGACATCTTCATTTACCCCGGCCTCGATTTCCGGGTGGCCGGCGCGCTGCTGACGAACTTCCACTTGCCGCGCTCGACGCTGCTCATGCTGGTGTGCGCCTTCGCGGGCCGGGAGAATGTGCTGGCCGCGTACGAGCATGCAGTGAGGGAAAACTATCGGTTTTACTCTTATGGAGACTGCATGTTGATCGATTGAATCATTGAGTCAGTCAATCATTGAATCAATGAAAGGCCGCTTCCCGTCGAGCAGGCTGCTAGACTCTCTCGTGCGCGTCAGACAATGATTCAATCCTCCTTCAAGGGCCGCGTCTTTCTGATTGACGCCATGTCGCTGATCTTCCGGGCGTATCACGCCATGGCGCGGCAGCGGCCGATGTCCACTCGCGAGGGTGTACCCACAGCGGCCGTCTACGTCTTCGTCAATATGCTGCGCAAGCTGCGGCAGGACTTCGCGCCGGAATACATCGCCGCGGTCTTCGATCCCGCCGGGCCGACGTTTCGCGACCAGCAGGCGGCGAAGCTCACCACCGTGCGCAAGTTCGACATCAAGACGCAAACCTTCCAGGAGACGGCGTATCACGGTTACAAGGCGAACCGCGCCGAGACGCCTCCGGACCTGGCGCAGCAGTTTCCCTACATCCGGCGGGCGCTCGAAGGCTACGGCATCCCCATCCTGGTGGAGCCGGGCTACGAGGCCGACGACGTTCTGGGCACGCTGGCGCGCCAGGCGGCGGAGAAATCGCACGAGGTCTACGTGGTTTCCGGCGACAAGGACATGCTGCAACTGGTGGACGACAAGGTCCGCGTCCTCAACCCGCAAAAGGACAACCTGGTCTACGACGCCAAAAAGGTGGAAGAGGTCCTGGGTGTCCCGCCGGAGAAAGTCGTGGACGTGATGGCGCTGCGCGGCGACTCGATCGACAACATCCCCGGTGCGCCCGGCATCGGCGACAAGGGCTCGGTGGAGCTGATCCGGCGCTTCGGCTCGGTCGAACAGGCGCTCGAGCGCGCCGCAGAAGTGGAAAAACGGACGTACCGCGAATCGCTCGAGAACAACCGCGAAGTCATCCTCCTGAGCAAGGAACTGGCGACCATCGAGCGCAACGTACCAGTGGAGCTGGATCTGAAGACGCTCCAGGTCCGCGAGCCTGACAACGAAGCCCTGCGCGCGCTGTTCGCCGAGCTGGAATTCACCAGCTTTTTGAAGGAACTGGCGCCTGCGGCCGATCTCGGTCCCATCGACTACCGCGAAGCCCGCTCGGCTGCGGACGTGGAAGCCGTCCTGGCGCGGGTGACGGATGCCAGTCCGCTGGCTCTGGCCCTGGCGCCGGCCATCGCCGGCTCGGCGCGGAGCGATGAGGAGGAAGAGGCAGAAGAGGCCACGCTTCCGCTCGCCTCGACCGAGGCGGTCGCGCCGGCCAACGTGATCGCCATCTCAGCCGCGAAGGGCGAGGCGCTGACGGTGTCTCTTGAAGATGGGCCGCCCATGCGCAGGCTCGCCGAAGCACTGGCGGATGCGCAGATTCCCAAGGCCGTGCACGATTGGAAGTCCGCCATCCACGCGTTGGCGCAGCACGACGCCGAGCTGGCCGGAGTCCGCCACGAGACCATGCTGTACTCCTACCTGCTCGACCCGACGTACTCAACGCACGGGTTGCCTGAACTGGCGCTGCGGCGCTTCAACCTGAAGTTGAGCGGGTCGCTGGCGGAAGCTGCGGACATCACCGGGCGCCTGGCGCCGACCTTGCGTCAGGAGGTCGAGCGCGACGGTCTGCTGCGCGCCTATGAAGAGCTCGACCTGCCGCTGGCGCCGGTCCTCGCCCGCATGGAGCAGGCGGGCGTGAAGATCGACGCGCACGCGCTCGACCGCATGTCCTCGAACCTGGAACGCGAAGCGGAGAAGGTAGCGGCGCGCATCTACGAGCTGGTCGGCACGGAGTTCAACATCAACTCGCCCAAGCAGCTCGGCGACGTGCTCTACAACCGCCTGAAGCTGCCCAAGCCCAGCCGATATGGCAAGGGCAAAGTGCCTTCCACGGCGCAGGACGTCCTGGAAGCACTGGCTGAGCGCCATGATGTGCCGCGCATGGTGCTGGAATACCGCCAGCTCTCTAAGCTCAAGTCCACGTATGTGGATGCACTGCCCGAACTGATCGACCCGCGCACCGGCCGGCTGCATACCACCTTCAACCAGACGGGCACGGCGACCGGACGCCTTTCTTCCACCGAACCCAACCTACAGAACATCCCCATTCGCACGGAGCTGGGCCGCGAGATTCGCGCCGCCTTCGTCGCCGAGGCCGGCCATGTGCTGGTGGCGGCCGACTACTCGCAGATCGAGCTGCGGCTGCTGGCGCATTTTTCCGCCGACCCGCTGCTGGTCGAGGCCTTCCGGCGCGGCGACGACATCCATCGGCTGACGGCGGCGGAAGTCTTCGGCGTGCCGCCGCTGGCCATCGACGCCGAGCATCGCCGCCGCGCCAAGGCGGTGAACTTCGGCATCGTTTACGGCCTTTCGCCCTTCGGGCTTTCGCAGCAGATCGGCGTCGAGCAGCGCGAAGCCAAGAAGTTCATCGACGCCTACTTCGCGAAGTACGTAGGGGTGCGCGAGTTCATTGATAGGACGCTCGAGGAGACGCGGCGCACACAGCGCGTGCGCACGCTGTTCGGCCGCGTGCGGCCCATTCCCGACATCAACAGCAAGAATCCCAGCCTGCGCGGCTTCGCCGAGCGCACGGCCATCAACACGCCATTACAAGGCACAGCCGCGGACTTGATGAAGCTGGCGATGATCCGCATCGACGCAGAGCTCCGCGCCCGCCGCCTGAAGACCTCGATGACGCTGCAGATCCATGACGAACTGGTCTTCGAAGCGCCGGAGGCCGAGGTGCAGGAAGTCACGGCGCTGGTGAAGGAGCGGATGGAAAAAGTGTACGAGTTGCGCGTGCCGCTGGTGGCGGAGATCGGCGTGGGAAGGAACTGGCGCGACCTGAAGTGACTTAAGCGCCCAACGCCTTCTCGATTGCGGCGCAGATCGATTCGGTAGCCTGTTGCATTTCCTGTTCGGATTTCGCTTCGACCATGACCCGGGCCAGCGGCTCCGTACCGGAGTAGCGCACCACGACGCGCCCCTGTCCGTCGAGCGCGCGCTCTGCTTCGGCGATGGCGCGGGCCACGGCCGGCACCTGTTCGAGCGGTTTTTTCTCGCGCACGCGGACGTTCTTGATGATCTGCGGGAACACTTCCAGGTCGCCGACCAGTTCGGCAAGCGGCTTGCCGGTGCGCGCCATGATCTCCATGACCCGCAGCGCGGTCAGCAGGCCGTCGCCGGTAGTGTGGTCGTCGGCAAAGATGATGTGCCCGGACTGCTCGCCTCCCAGGACAGCCCCGGACTTCTGCATCTCCTCCAGCACGTACTTGTCGCCCACCGGAGCGCGCAGCATGCGGATGCTGGAGCGGGCCAGGGCCGCCTCCAGGCCCATGTTGGACATGGTGGTGGCCACCACCAGGTCGCCGCGCAGCGCGCCTTTGGTTTTCAGGTCGCGCGCGGTCAGCAGCAGCACGGCATCGCCGTTCACGATGTTGCCGGCGGCATCCGCGAACAGGGCGCGGTCGGCATCGCCATCGAAGGTGACGCCCAGGTCGGCCTCATTGCGCTTCACTTCTTCCGCCACCACGTGCGGGAACAGGGCGCCGCAATGGTCGTTGATGTTGCGCCCGTCGGGCGCGTCCTGCAGATAGCGGCAGCGCACACCGCACGCCCCGAACACTTCTTTCGCCAGCGTGCTGGCCGCGCCGTTGGCGCAGTCCACAACTACGCGCAGATGGCTCAGGTCGGTTCCCATCGGGTGGTCGTCCAGCCAGCGCACGTACAGACGCTGAAGAGAAGCGCTGCCGGGAAGCGAAGGCTCGTGCGGCGCGGGGCGTTCCGCGACGCTCGCCGCCTTGGGGTCGGCCAGCAGCGAGAAGATCTCCCGCTCGACTTCGAGTTCCACGGCGTCCGGCAGCTTGTAGCCGCTGGAGGCGAAGACCTTGATGCCGTTGTCGGTCCAGGGATTGTGCGAGGCCGAAATCACCACTCCGGCGGCGAAACCACGGGCTCGCGCCAGGTAGGCGATCCCGGGCGTGGTGATGACGCCGGCGCTTTCCGTGCGGACGCCCGCCGCGGCCAGGCCGGCCGTGACCGCATCCGCGATCCACGCGCTGGACTCGCGCGTATCCTGACCGAGCACGACCTTCGGCGGACCGTTGGTGCGTCCCAGGTGGTGTCCCAGAGCGCGCCCGATGATGAAGCTGGTATCGGCGTCGAGCGGGAACTCGCCCGCGACGCCGCGGATGCCGTCGGTGCCGAACAGCTTCCTCATTCCTGCTGGCCCTTCACGGTTTGGGACTCGTCGCGGACGACGATGGGCGTAGGCAGGGCCGCCGGCGGCAGGTAGCGGTGCACCAGCTCGCCCAGCCGCTGGCGCAAATACTCGACGGTGATGTCGCGCTCCACTTCGCCGGCCACGCCCAGGCTGATGGCGCCGGTTTCCTCGGAGACCACGATGGCCACGGCGTCGGTGTCTTCCGTGATGCCGATGGCGGCGCGGTGGCGCGAGCCGAGCTGGGTGGAGAGCACCGGGTTCATGCTCA is part of the Terriglobales bacterium genome and harbors:
- the glmM gene encoding phosphoglucosamine mutase — encoded protein: MRKLFGTDGIRGVAGEFPLDADTSFIIGRALGHHLGRTNGPPKVVLGQDTRESSAWIADAVTAGLAAAGVRTESAGVITTPGIAYLARARGFAAGVVISASHNPWTDNGIKVFASSGYKLPDAVELEVEREIFSLLADPKAASVAERPAPHEPSLPGSASLQRLYVRWLDDHPMGTDLSHLRVVVDCANGAASTLAKEVFGACGVRCRYLQDAPDGRNINDHCGALFPHVVAEEVKRNEADLGVTFDGDADRALFADAAGNIVNGDAVLLLTARDLKTKGALRGDLVVATTMSNMGLEAALARSSIRMLRAPVGDKYVLEEMQKSGAVLGGEQSGHIIFADDHTTGDGLLTALRVMEIMARTGKPLAELVGDLEVFPQIIKNVRVREKKPLEQVPAVARAIAEAERALDGQGRVVVRYSGTEPLARVMVEAKSEQEMQQATESICAAIEKALGA
- the polA gene encoding DNA polymerase I, with the protein product MIQSSFKGRVFLIDAMSLIFRAYHAMARQRPMSTREGVPTAAVYVFVNMLRKLRQDFAPEYIAAVFDPAGPTFRDQQAAKLTTVRKFDIKTQTFQETAYHGYKANRAETPPDLAQQFPYIRRALEGYGIPILVEPGYEADDVLGTLARQAAEKSHEVYVVSGDKDMLQLVDDKVRVLNPQKDNLVYDAKKVEEVLGVPPEKVVDVMALRGDSIDNIPGAPGIGDKGSVELIRRFGSVEQALERAAEVEKRTYRESLENNREVILLSKELATIERNVPVELDLKTLQVREPDNEALRALFAELEFTSFLKELAPAADLGPIDYREARSAADVEAVLARVTDASPLALALAPAIAGSARSDEEEEAEEATLPLASTEAVAPANVIAISAAKGEALTVSLEDGPPMRRLAEALADAQIPKAVHDWKSAIHALAQHDAELAGVRHETMLYSYLLDPTYSTHGLPELALRRFNLKLSGSLAEAADITGRLAPTLRQEVERDGLLRAYEELDLPLAPVLARMEQAGVKIDAHALDRMSSNLEREAEKVAARIYELVGTEFNINSPKQLGDVLYNRLKLPKPSRYGKGKVPSTAQDVLEALAERHDVPRMVLEYRQLSKLKSTYVDALPELIDPRTGRLHTTFNQTGTATGRLSSTEPNLQNIPIRTELGREIRAAFVAEAGHVLVAADYSQIELRLLAHFSADPLLVEAFRRGDDIHRLTAAEVFGVPPLAIDAEHRRRAKAVNFGIVYGLSPFGLSQQIGVEQREAKKFIDAYFAKYVGVREFIDRTLEETRRTQRVRTLFGRVRPIPDINSKNPSLRGFAERTAINTPLQGTAADLMKLAMIRIDAELRARRLKTSMTLQIHDELVFEAPEAEVQEVTALVKERMEKVYELRVPLVAEIGVGRNWRDLK
- a CDS encoding class II aldolase/adducin family protein; the protein is MKSERQHREDICRFGKMIHQRGFVAATDGNLSVRLDHDTVLSTPTAMSKGMMEPEDLVVVDMKGKKVTGRRNVSSEIAMHLLVYRLRPDVKGIVHAHPPTATGYAAAGIPLNQALISEIVLALGCIPIAQYGTPGTPELTQALEPLVPQYDAILMANHGVVTYGEDLLRAYMKMETVEHFARIALVTHLLGRQQLLSQEDVAKLMVAREKYEGVSSAAAMAPGCPVTAADLAAAGAPGSGKPPERITVTREELAAIVEDAMRHSKRRW
- the queA gene encoding tRNA preQ1(34) S-adenosylmethionine ribosyltransferase-isomerase QueA: MRVADFDYHLPPERIAQEPLPDRAASRLLRLDRASGRWEDRRFADLPELLRPGDLLVLNNSRVFPARLYGRRAGARAQPVSPRNPAARDFLRGRVEVLLTRQLDPQAGEWEALVHPGRKIGVGERLFFGEQDELQAEVIARGSFGERRLRFAPVADFFATVERIGHVPLPPYIDRPDVAADRERYQTVFARERGSVAAPTAGLHFTPQILEGLRVRGVETIEITLHVGLGTFQPVHTEVVEKHRLHSEAYTVSPSAAAAIQKARDEGRRIVVVGTTSVRTLEHCARTNPEGRITPGSGETDIFIYPGLDFRVAGALLTNFHLPRSTLLMLVCAFAGRENVLAAYEHAVRENYRFYSYGDCMLID